The window TGGATTGTATTTTTTCGTTCACATCCAGTTTTTTCTCGTAGACTAGCTTTTGCAGGGCATAGTTGGTCGCATACATTTTGGTGTTGGATGCTAAGTCGAACAGTGTATTCTTTTTCATTTTCTTATATGATTTGAGTTCGGTTGTGCCTTCGTATTTTTGCCTGTAGCCATAGGCTTTTTGATGGACGATTTTTCCGTCTTTGATAATGATGAGTGCGGCTCCTGGAAATCCTGCTTTGATGTCGTTTTGAATCATGTGATCAACCTTCCTAAGCTGCCTGGAAGAAAAACCTGCTTGTTCCGGTCGTTTTGCCTTTTTTAAGACGGGATATTCTTCAGGTGCTGTTTTAGACAAAGACGATACAGGATGGGAGCTAGTTGCAAATGTTTGTACGGGTAATCCAAGGAGCATGAGCAGACTTGTTATTAAGAGAAAGTATTTCTTCAAGAGTTAGACCTCCTATTGCTTATTTTTCCTCAAATTCAACAGCCATATCATCATGAAAACCAAATAAGTATGTGAAAATAAATCCAGCGACATATGCAATAAAGAGTCCGATTAAGTAAAGAAGCATTTGATGTGTGTGAACAATAAAGGTTAATGGGAGACCTGATACACCAATCGCCTTCGTTGCAATTTGGAAGTAGGCTTGAAATGCGCCGCCGATTCCAGCGCCAAGACAAGCAGTGAGAAATGGCCGTCCCAGAGGGAGTGTGACACCGAAAATGAGTGGTTCACCAATGCCGAGCATCCCTGAAGGAAGTCCACCTGCGATGGCTCTTTTGAGTTTTTTCTTTTTTGTTTTCATATAAATGGCGAATGCCGCACCGACCTGTCCTGCACCGCCCATAGCGAGGATTGGCAAAAGCGGGTCATCTCCAATGGAATTAATGAGTTCCATATGAATTGGTGTCAGTCCTTGGTGAAGCCCTGTCACAACAAGTGGAAGGAAGGTCGCACCAAGAACAAATCCAGCGAAGATTCCGCCCATATTTAATAGATAAGTTAATCCTGAGGTGATGGCATCAGATATAAATCCGCCGACTGGCATGAAGACAACGTACGTAAAAATGCCTGTAATGAGTAGTGTGATGGTAGGTGTGACGATGATATCAAGTGACTGCGGGACGAAGCGTCTAATTCGGGTTTCCACAAGCGCCATAAAGATGGCGGCTAGAAGAACACCGATGAGTCCGCCTCTGCCTGGTAGAATATTTGTGCCAAATAACATAATGTCTGCGGAGGCTGGATTAATAATCAGGATACCAGCTAATGCGCCTAATGCAGGAGAGCCTCCAAACTCCTTTGCGGCATTTGTTCCGACTAAAATACCGAGATATGCGAACAAGCCTGAACCAATAACGGTTAAAATGATCGCTGCTTGAGACTTTTCATCGAGCCAGCCTGCTTGCACGATTGCTTTCGTAATTCCTGTAATAAGACCTGATGCAACGAGTGCCGGAATGATAGGAATAAAAATGCTGGCAACCCGTCGTAAGAACAGCTTGAACGGTGTGCGGTTCTTTTGTGAAATGGCTTGCTTGTTTTTTTGTGCTTCATTGTTTAAATTATAAGAGCCAGAGGTATTTAGCAGCTGTTCAAACGCACTTGAAACTTGGTTGACAACACCTGTACCTAAAATGATTTGAAGCGTTTCTGCCTCGACGACACCTATGACGCCATCGAGTTCTTTGATTTTTGTGATGTGAACTTGTTCATTGTCAATCGGTGTAATTCGGAGACGCGTCATACAATGTGTATGGGAAGAGATGTTTTCAGAACCACCACAGAGAGAAAGAATGTCTTTCGCCAACTGCTGATAT is drawn from Bacillus pumilus and contains these coding sequences:
- a CDS encoding PTS transporter subunit EIIC; translated protein: MSHQTKYQQLAKDILSLCGGSENISSHTHCMTRLRITPIDNEQVHITKIKELDGVIGVVEAETLQIILGTGVVNQVSSAFEQLLNTSGSYNLNNEAQKNKQAISQKNRTPFKLFLRRVASIFIPIIPALVASGLITGITKAIVQAGWLDEKSQAAIILTVIGSGLFAYLGILVGTNAAKEFGGSPALGALAGILIINPASADIMLFGTNILPGRGGLIGVLLAAIFMALVETRIRRFVPQSLDIIVTPTITLLITGIFTYVVFMPVGGFISDAITSGLTYLLNMGGIFAGFVLGATFLPLVVTGLHQGLTPIHMELINSIGDDPLLPILAMGGAGQVGAAFAIYMKTKKKKLKRAIAGGLPSGMLGIGEPLIFGVTLPLGRPFLTACLGAGIGGAFQAYFQIATKAIGVSGLPLTFIVHTHQMLLYLIGLFIAYVAGFIFTYLFGFHDDMAVEFEEK